AGCAAAGCCTTATATAGGAATGCTTTTCTTGGATTAGTGATAGCCGCCCAGTGGGTAGAAGACCCGCTGTGCAGCTTATCCGCCAACTGACACACAAAATGCTCTGAACACATCCATTTCGGGGTGGCATTGTACACACTGCCATCTAAAAAGTCACTTCGATGTTTCAGAATCAAGTCAGAAACGTTATCTTTCAGTTTAATTGGGTCACTTGTAATGAAGTAGTCGTAAGAAAAGGTTTCAAGTTCAGTTAGCCCCATATAAGCTAACATAAATGGTTCACCAGCTAACTTAGGAATTTATTTGATACCATAATCTATCGTAAGTTAAATTGGGCACAAGCAGCTCACAGTACATTTTAATAACCATGGATTTGTTTTacaacatttcaattttattctaTGAATAAATTAGTTGGGCTTGTGATGCAGTTCGACTTAATCCACAAGATAGATCAGATTCCTACCCACTTCGGTCAGTTTTCCAGCCTGCTCCACGCTCACTTTCTTGTTCTCCACATCCAGAACGAAGTTTCCATCGCTGAGGACAGTCTTTCCTGTTTTGTAATCCTCAAAGTTGGGAATTTTTCTGGGCCCCAGAACGGGATCCTCGTACCGCCAGATCTGTAGGTTAGCCGCATCCGTTTTAAGTCCAATGATCTTGGAGAGCTTTTCACGCAGAGATTGCACCGTATCTCCCTCGGAAATGACAGTGTTCACCTGGAAAAGCGATGAACGCTCGACAGGGTTCGTCAGCTCAACGCTCACATTTGGTGCAACAGAAAAACTAATGAAGGGGGAGCCGGGACGAACTTCCTCGCGCGTTTTCTCTGGCGCCGATGGATCATCGGTATACTTAACTTCCAAGACATCAAGCTGCAAGTGAATCAACGATGATTGAAGAGCAACTTACAAAGCAATGGAAAATACTTACATCTAGTGTGTTCTTCAGGTACTCCAAATTGCTGATCAACACCTGACGCTCATCGAACTCCAAAGTGACGGCCAATGCAGCCACACCCTTGCCGGACTCCACCTTTTCGCGAATCATCTGGGCAAAGGGCATCACTCGTTTCATGAACTTCTTTAACTCAGCCTTCTGCTGCAGTGTAGCGGCAATGACTTTGTTATCTGGAAGGGCCTGCGATTTGTTGAACAACTCCTTCATGGTATCGAGGACACAGCACTGCCAAGGAGGATAGGTCTTAGCCACCCAAACGAGGCCTCGATTCGGTTTCTCTGTCTGCACATTCACAGACTTATCTTTTCCGGCCTTGCCCTTCACTTGCAGCATGTTTTTGAGGTTCAGACGGAACGAGTGAGCGGCTTCCATGAGGTACTCCGAGCACAGGATATCGATTTCGTTGATGGCTCCAACTTCCGGCCACCGAGCATGAACAATGGACTCCTTGTTACCGAGCAGTCCCCAGACATGCTCCGCCATATGAGGACAAATAGGGGATACCAAAAGAGCTTGTCTGCGAATGAACTCCAGTACCAAATCTTCGTGCATTCCTTGTGCGCCACACAGCTCCCTGTACTTGTCCCTGGCCAACTGCAGTTCGTAAAAGCCACTCCTCAGAGCCTCCTTGAACAACATCTTTCGGTAATTCTCATCGGTTTGCTGCGTTTTCAAGTTGAGTTCGCTCAGGAAAACCTGATCATTGAAGGTCTTATCTGTGCCCTTCCTCAGGCTGCTCCTGGTGTCCAACATCTCTTTGACCCACTCAATGAACGTGTATAGACGCAGGATACCTGCATCCGCGGTGCTCTCCACGAAATTGGCATCCTCCACACTATCGCCAGCATCAGCCAAACAAAGACGCATGCCATCGGCAGAGAATTTGTCCACAGCTTCGGTGAGAGTAAGGAAGTTACCATCCGACTTGGACATCTTGGCAGAATTCAGCAACAGGTGACCATTAACACGCATTCCCTTGGGCCACTTGTTTTCATCATTGGGCCAAATGGCAGCGTGATTGTACAAGCAGAAGGACAAGTGGTTTTGGATGAGATCTTTGCCAGAAACACGGAGATCCATCGGATACCAGTACTCGAACTCGCGACGCAGAACTGCAAGATGTTCCTGTTTAATGGCTGTCTTTTTGGGCAGTGGAGTTTCCTTAAAGAAGACATAGTCCCAGATTTCGTCGGTCATGTCGGACGGTTTGATGCCTGTGAAAGAGGAAATGTaaattttccaaaacattAGTGAAGCATTCGACCTACCAAAAGGTCCTGGTTTCTCGCCGCGGAAAGTGCCACCCTGCAGCAGGTGCACCACGGTATAAAAGGCCATATATATGGTGGAGTCCGAGAGGGATTCAATCAACCACTTGTCGTCCCAAGGCAATTTGGTTCCTAGACCATAAGTTCTGGAGCAGGCGTACTCGTGCAGCCAGTTCAGACAGGCTTCAAAATTGTTGCGCGCCTCGTCGTGGAAGGTTTCCATGTCCTGCAAGATCTTGATGGCCTGGGCCTGCCATACTGGCTCGCCGTAGTTGAGGTACCACTGGTTACATAGAGCTACCACGCACTCGTCAGCCGAACGAGACATAATGGTCTTCTCCGGTTCGTAATAGACGTCCGCTTCGTTAGCATCCACCAAACGTTTCTGCAGATCCTTCTTCACATCCTGAATCTTGCGGCCGGCAAATTCACCAACCAACATTACGCCATCATAGAAACTCTTCAGATAGCACATTTCCTTAGCTTCAGCCAACTTATCCTTGTCGTTCTGTGATTGAATCTTAAGGGTTTCGTAGGCATGGACGGCACTCAGTTTGCCCAGCGTAGGCACTTCGATGATGGGAATGGGCTCGTAAGGCAGTACCATTTCATCTGTCAGTCCATATTTCTGGCGGAATGCCTCCTTCTTCTGGAGATCCACCAAAGCGGCGTAATCGTCAGGGGAATCGGAGGGGACTGATGTGACTACGCCAGTTCCCTTATCCTCCTTGATACTCAGCATGGGCAAGGTGTAGACAATCTTGTGCGGGGTCAGAGGAGCCGAAAGGGGAACTCCAAGCAGATCTTGACCAGTTACCTCAGCCAACACCTTAACATCACCTTCCACGGCAGTGAATCCCTGGTAAGTCATATTTCTGGCAGCCCTACGAGTGCTGATCCACACTTCGTTGTTTTTGCTGGACTGCCAGGCGATATACTTGATGTCGGGATGCAGCCAACAGTTGGTCTGCCCGTACATGGTCTCCGGACGCAGAGTGGCGGCCACCATGAAAATTGGCTGCGTGATGGAGCTAGGATTAgccaaaaaattaaacattaataatttaaaaccgaAAAAGATCTCATTCTTACCTCAACGCCTTGGGCGCTTCCAGAACCTTCATCTTGATGAGAGTGTACTCCTGGGGACCCACTCCCTCGCCAGAGGAGCGATCGTGGTCCATGCACGGCTGCCCATCCTTGGGCGAGTATATGGTATACCGCTTGCCGTACATGATCTTGCCGCGCTCCTTCAGGTGGTTGAACTGCCAGCGCACGAACGAGTCGAAATAGGGATTGGCATCCGTTGTGATGAATGTACGCCTCCAGTCCACGTGCACGCCGATGCGCCTGAGATCCTGCACCGCCAGCGGTGGGAAGTAGTTAAGCCAGTGCTCGGCATTGGCAAAGTCCTTGATTTCCTCGTCCTTCAGTCCGAGGCTCTTCATGATTTGCCATTGGTATTTGGCAGCGCCGGTTTTGGCTACCGCTTTGCTCTTCTTTCCCTTGGACTTGTCCTTGGGCACCTCGGATGCGGCCTCAACGGCAACAGGAACCACTTCCTCGGTCTCGGGGAACTGTGGCGGAAAGCCGAACTGCTCCAGCTCGCGGGTTAGCTTATCCGCACACGCCTTGATGGGCATGCCGGTGCAGTGGAATCCGAAGGGCCAGAGGACGCGCCGTCCCTTCAGTCGATGGTACCGCACCGAGTACTCCGCCTTCGACAGGGAGAAGGTGTGGCCCAGGTGGAGGCGACCGTTCATGTACGGAAACGGGAAGGTCACGAAGAACTTCTCCGCCTGCCGCTTCTTTGGCGCCGTCGGTGCGTCCGACTCGTGCACCCGCTCCGTCTCCCATCGCTGCTGCACCTCCCGCTCGATCTTCTGCAGGTACTCCACCTTAAAGGTGCCCTTCCGTTCGGTTGTGGCCTGTTCAGGTGGAAAACAAACTTATTAGCATCGTGTTTGCCTTTCAAATGCAGTCATTCCGCGGCCAATTGCATCAGCCGGCTACTCCgcgtggcagttgcagtgACTCATCCATGGACGGGGGATTCCCTTCTCCGGCAAGTGCTCACCATGGTTTAGTTCTCAATGAAATTCGTAATTGTTTAGAACAATTTCTTTATTCAAATCGTGGCACTagcaaaaaactaaatatgttTCGAGCAGTGCAACGTGTTGTGACCAGTGTGGCCGCAAATTAGTCAATACAAAATACAGACTAGTAGaatgttattttaatacaACTTTACACATTTATAGGGCAttatatttatgaatattattagtttatatttatgaatattattaatttttagttcATTAATTAATAAGGGGAATACCTAATAAACGTTTGTTATTTTGGGAATActgaattgcatttaaacTAAAGAGCACTAAcgcgttttatttttcaaccTGCACGCGACTGTCACACTAATCATTTAacctagtttttttttcttaattagTGTGAAAAGTTTTAGGACATTTAGATAAATTATAACTTAAGCGAACCGACTAGATTGGCCTACGTATTAACCCCAAGATGCGACCAGTATTCGCCCTCCTGCTCTTGGCGCTCCTCTGCTTCGCCAGCACCAAGTCCGAGAGCGACTTTGAGGAAGACGACAGCGATGATTTTGCCGAATTCGACGACGGCAACTTTTACGCGGAGCCCGCGGCCAAGAATGCAGATTCGTTCTCCGGAGGAGCAGGATCCAGCCACGGCGAGTCCCGGGATGAGCCGCCTGCCAAGGAGGCACGGAAGCAAGCACAAAACGTAGAGAGCGACGAAGAGGATGGCCTGGTCGAGGATGACGATGAGTTCGAACACTTCCAGGTAAACAAAGTCGCCTGTTCACCGTGAAGGGGTTAAGTGTGGGGTTAAGAACTTTGGTCAAGAAGGTGTCCAGTGAAATGTAACTAGGCTTC
This genomic stretch from Drosophila teissieri strain GT53w chromosome 2L, Prin_Dtei_1.1, whole genome shotgun sequence harbors:
- the LOC122624507 gene encoding leucine--tRNA ligase, cytoplasmic — protein: MATTERKGTFKVEYLQKIEREVQQRWETERVHESDAPTAPKKRQAEKFFVTFPFPYMNGRLHLGHTFSLSKAEYSVRYHRLKGRRVLWPFGFHCTGMPIKACADKLTRELEQFGFPPQFPETEEVVPVAVEAASEVPKDKSKGKKSKAVAKTGAAKYQWQIMKSLGLKDEEIKDFANAEHWLNYFPPLAVQDLRRIGVHVDWRRTFITTDANPYFDSFVRWQFNHLKERGKIMYGKRYTIYSPKDGQPCMDHDRSSGEGVGPQEYTLIKMKVLEAPKALSSITQPIFMVAATLRPETMYGQTNCWLHPDIKYIAWQSSKNNEVWISTRRAARNMTYQGFTAVEGDVKVLAEVTGQDLLGVPLSAPLTPHKIVYTLPMLSIKEDKGTGVVTSVPSDSPDDYAALVDLQKKEAFRQKYGLTDEMVLPYEPIPIIEVPTLGKLSAVHAYETLKIQSQNDKDKLAEAKEMCYLKSFYDGVMLVGEFAGRKIQDVKKDLQKRLVDANEADVYYEPEKTIMSRSADECVVALCNQWYLNYGEPVWQAQAIKILQDMETFHDEARNNFEACLNWLHEYACSRTYGLGTKLPWDDKWLIESLSDSTIYMAFYTVVHLLQGGTFRGEKPGPFGIKPSDMTDEIWDYVFFKETPLPKKTAIKQEHLAVLRREFEYWYPMDLRVSGKDLIQNHLSFCLYNHAAIWPNDENKWPKGMRVNGHLLLNSAKMSKSDGNFLTLTEAVDKFSADGMRLCLADAGDSVEDANFVESTADAGILRLYTFIEWVKEMLDTRSSLRKGTDKTFNDQVFLSELNLKTQQTDENYRKMLFKEALRSGFYELQLARDKYRELCGAQGMHEDLVLEFIRRQALLVSPICPHMAEHVWGLLGNKESIVHARWPEVGAINEIDILCSEYLMEAAHSFRLNLKNMLQVKGKAGKDKSVNVQTEKPNRGLVWVAKTYPPWQCCVLDTMKELFNKSQALPDNKVIAATLQQKAELKKFMKRVMPFAQMIREKVESGKGVAALAVTLEFDERQVLISNLEYLKNTLDLDVLEVKYTDDPSAPEKTREEVRPGSPFISFSVAPNVSVELTNPVERSSLFQVNTVISEGDTVQSLREKLSKIIGLKTDAANLQIWRYEDPVLGPRKIPNFEDYKTGKTVLSDGNFVLDVENKKVSVEQAGKLTEVGRNLIYLVD